The following coding sequences lie in one Sesamum indicum cultivar Zhongzhi No. 13 linkage group LG9, S_indicum_v1.0, whole genome shotgun sequence genomic window:
- the LOC105170125 gene encoding serine/threonine-protein kinase MHK-like isoform X1 → MERYKILDELGDGTCGSVYKAVNVETSEIVAVKKMKRKFYYWEECVNLREVKSLRRLNHPNIIKLLEIVRQNNELFFIFEYMEHNLYQIMKDRKQSFSEEEIRALMSQVLQGLAHVHKHGYFHRDLKPENLLVTNNIIKIGDFGLARELSSTPPFTDYVSTRWYRAPEVLLQSSSYTPAIDMWALGAILAELFTFCPIFPGESEIDQLYKICCVLGAPDWNTFPEATNISRLLNITCSDIMPADLSDIIPNASMEAIDLIKQLCSWDPLKRPTAEQCLQHPFFHVATWVPRSPGDALQLTLGSEPNLELNLWDFGTSTDDCFLGLTLAVNPSAPNLGRGCIIDMAHKNQGAKEDLMICPGLIDHSSQSVFWSLFPSNHHVITTSVEPSLSLSFSSAPNPSIGGPQAAGFAMATFQSNILERPLLATSAPFTQGHYL, encoded by the exons ATGGAAAG atataaaattttggatgaGCTTGGTGATGGAACTTGCGGTAGTGTATATAAAGCCGTAAATGTCGAAACATCTGAGATT GTTGCagtcaagaaaatgaagagaaagttTTATTACTGGGAGGAATGTGTGAACCTAAGAGAAGTAAAG TCCCTCCGCAGATTAAATCATCCCAATATCATCAAGTTGTTGGAGATTGTTAGGCAAAATAATGAGcttttcttcatatttgagTACATG GAACATAACTTATACCAAATAATGAAAGATCGGAAACAATCTTTTTCTGAGGAAGAGATTCGAGCCTTGATGTCTCAAGTGCTGCAAGGGCTCGCTCATGTGCATAAACATGGATATTTTCATCGGGATCTAAAACCTG AAAATTTGCTGGTGACAAATAACATTATAAAGATTGGTGACTTTGGACTGGCTAGAGAATTGTCCTCAACGCCTCCTTTTACTGATTATGTTTCAACACGCTG GTATCGAGCTCCGGAGGTATTACTGCAATCTTCATCCTATACCCCCGCCATTG ATATGTGGGCTCTTGGTGCAATACTGGCTGAGCTTTTCACTTTCTGCCCGATTTTTCCCGGTGAAAG TGAGATTGATCAATTATACAAGATATGCTGTGTACTTGGGGCACCCGACTGGAATACTTTTCCTGAAGCTACAAACATTTCTCGGTTACTTAATATCACTTGTTCAGAT ATCATGCCTGCCGATCTTTCTGATATTATTCCAAATGCGAGCATGGAAGCAATTGACTTGATCAAG CAACTTTGTTCCTGGGATCCATTAAAGAGACCAACTGCAGAACAATGCTTGCAGCATCCGTTTTTCCAC GTCGCCACGTGGGTTCCTCGTTCACCTGGAGATGCACTTCAACTAACTCTGG GATCTGAACCTAATCTTGAACTGAACCTGTGGGACTTTGGCACTTCAACGGATGATTGTTTTCTTGGCTTGACTCTGGCAGTAAACCCCAGTGCTCCAAACTTGGGTAGAGGTTGTATTATTG ACATGGCCCACAAAAATCAAGGTGCCAAAGAG GATCTGATGATCTGCCCTGGTCTTATAGATCATTCATCACAATCAG TTTTCTGGTCACTGTTTCCCTCTAATCACCATGTCATAACTACGTCTGTAGAGCCTTCCCTATCCCTGTCTTTCAG TTCTGCTCCAAATCCATCAATTGGAGGTCCACAGGCAGCAGGGTTCGCCATGGCTACTTTCCAATCCAACATTTTAGAACGTCCCTTACTGGCGACTTCTGCACCCTTCACTCAGGGTCATTACCTCTGA
- the LOC105170246 gene encoding putative quinone-oxidoreductase homolog, chloroplastic has product MAGKLMHACVYDGSVTGVVGLKHVQVPVPTPSKDEVLIKLEATSLNPFDWKAYKLKALLRPLLARNSPLIPGTDVAGEVVEVGSGVKKFKPGDKVVAILRLIPGGGLSEYGVANEKLTVSRPPEVSAADGAGLPIAGLTAHMALTQYAGLNLDGSGPQKNILVTAASGGVGQYAVQLAKLGGAHVTATCGARNVDLVKSLGADEVLDYRTPDGAALRSPSGRKYDAVVHCTTGVSWSVFEPNLSENGVMIDLTPGAAAMWTCIVKNVTCSGKRLAPLMLIPKDDRNLVCLVELVKERKLKTIIDSRHRLGRAEEAWRKCIDGHATGKIIVEQ; this is encoded by the exons ATGGCGGGGAAGCTTATGCATGCATGCGTCTATGACGGTTCTGTCACTGGAGTGGTCGGTTTGAAG CACGTCCAAGTTCCAGTTCCTACTCCAAGTAAAGATGAAGTCCTGATAAAGTTGGAAGCCACGAGCTTAAATCCTTTTGATTGGAAAGCTTACAAGCTCAAAGCCCTTCTGCGTCCTCTTCTTGCTCGCAATTCTCCATTGATTCCCG gTACTGATGTGGCTGGAGAAGTGGTGGAGGTTGGATCCGGAGTCAAAAAGTTCAAACCTGGCGACAAAGTTGTCGCCATCCTAAGACTTATA CCAGGAGGTGGGTTGTCGGAGTACGGTGTGGCTAACGAAAAACTGACAGTTTCCAGGCCTCCAGAAGTGTCAGCTGCTGACGGTGCAGGCCTGCCCATTGCAGGCCTTACAGCCCACATGGCACTCACCCAATATGCTGGTCTCAACCTCGACGGCAGCGGCCCTCAGAAGAACATCCTCGTCACCGCCGCTTCAGGCGGAGTGGGTCAATACGCTGTTCAGCTAGCAAAACTGGGAGGCGCCCATGTAACAGCCACATGTGGAGCACGAAACGTTGACCTAGTCAAAAGCCTCGGAGCCGATGAGGTTCTTGATTACAGGACCCCAGACGGGGCAGCTCTTAGGAGCCCGTCAGGCAGGAAATACGATGCTGTTGTTCATTGTACGACAGGCGTTTCGTGGTCCGTTTTCGAGCCGAATTTGAGTGAGAATGGTGTTATGATTGATCTCACTCCAGGGGCTGCTGCTATGTGGACTTGTATTGTCAAAAATGTTACCTGTTCCGGGAAGAGGTTGGCACCCCTGATGCTGATTCCTAAAGATGATCGTAATTTAGTATGTCTTGTTGAGTTGGTGAAGGAAAGGAAGCTTAAGACAATTATTGACTCCAGACATCGTTTAGGCAGAGCTGAGGAGGCATGGCGTAAGTGCATTGATGGGCATGCAACTGGGAAGATCATTGTCGAACAgtaa
- the LOC105170123 gene encoding uncharacterized protein LOC105170123, which produces MSRCFPFPPPGYERKIGSDVVNLIVEEKHKEKKHKDKKDKDKKERSERKEKERSEGKHKEDKDRKEKKHRDKKEKKKDKQKSSEEKKSVGSLEIQNGEKLGPDTKPINGVQDHKILVELGKRVRNEGGATDNQMVQKITLTGQRKANLPWKMEENGDGMSAEANDDIKDKREHSRMDNGQSLKLDARGLGNGLVGNISGENQIKVKVGSCQVDTVEKKKDGKEKNKHSNSVGKEDGHKNEDRDKNRKSKDKKRKKEKKKEKEKVKDMGKGTTKLGHGSSLDLQEKKPSGVLKERPVSHGELAEQKEPVLNGFIHGNGVRPHNMSRPALSSHQVSSNGSGFHPPQNTVNLAVEKGAVIMNHKVNSKVLSSPAVIQNVRNREPGQTANNSRAENGRATVANHVAGNGLSSSHISGIGTKMELCQTDRNLAKVEQFVDNHSADEKLPSSHPRGRATMANHVVSNGLISSDVAGIGRKMEPCQTNRNVAKVEQFANNDSAAESFHSSHPVVENGRKIAGPKIDKAVDSQRAYAVHKMDEKEFRKNGTLECKDLVSSRPSSASVKDKEKIAASMKPPHPDLKYLSQVLTIPKVEWSQFDDQDWLFGCKDSKAKRPKLSSQIDWTKQVWAEAIQVESADVTFMPYVIPY; this is translated from the exons ATGTCTCGTTGTTTTCCATTTCCACCTCCTGGATATGAGAGAAAGATTGGATCTGATGTTGTGAACTTGATAGTAGAG GAGAAGCACAAGGAGAAGAAGCACAAGGATAAGAAGGATAAagacaagaaagaaagaagtgagagaaaggaaaaggagaGAAGTGAAGGTAAACACAAAGAGGATAAGGACCGcaaggaaaagaaacataGGGacaagaaggagaagaagaaagataagCAAAAGTCCtcagaagagaagaaaagtgtAGGGTCCTTGGAAATTCAGAATGGTGAGAAGCTTGGTCCAGATACCAAACCAATTAATGGAGTCCAGGatcataaaattttggtgGAATTGGGAAAAAGAGTTAGAAATGAAGGTGGAGCTACAGATAACCAGATGGTTCAGAAAATCACACTCACTGGACAAAGAAAGGCCAACCTTCCATGGAAGATGGAGGAGAATGGTGATGGCATGTCGGCTGAAGCTAATGATGATATCAAGGACAAGAGAGAGCATAGTAGGATGGATAATGGCCAAAGTCTCAAACTTGACGCAAGGGGCTTGGGAAATGGTTTGGTTGGGAATATTTCTggagaaaatcaaattaaggTTAAAGTCGGTTCCTGCCAAGTGGACACggttgagaagaaaaaagatggaaaagaaaagaacaagcACAGTAACTCTGTTGGTAAAGAAGATGGGCACAAGAATGAAGATCGAGATAAGAATAGGAAATCAAAggacaagaaaaggaaaaaggaaaagaaaaaggagaaggaGAAAGTCAAGGATATGGGTAAAGGGACGACAAAACTAGGACATGGTAGTTCTCTAGATCTTCAAGAGAAGAAACCCTCAGGTGTTCTGAAGGAGAGACCTGTCAGCCATGGAGAGCTTGCAGAGCAAAAGGAGCCTGTGTTAAATGGCTTTATACATG GCAATGGAGTTCGGCCCCATAATATGTCAAGGCCTGCTCTTTCCTCTCATCAAGTCAGTTCAAATGGAAGTGGTTTTCATCCTCCTCAAAATACTGTAAACTTGGCTGTGGAGAAAGGGGCTGTTATTATGAATCATAAGGTCAACAGTAAGGTTTTGTCCTCTCCAGCAGTGATTCAAAATGTTAGGAATAGGGAACCTGGTCAGACTGCAAATAACTCTAGAGCTGAAAACGGGAGGGCCACTGTTGCTAATCATGTGGCCGGTAATGGACTTAGCTCCTCACATATTTCGGGAATTGGAACAAAGATGGAACTATGCCAAACTGATAGAAATTTGGCCAAGGTGGAGCAGTTTGTCGACAACCACAGTGCTGATGAAAAACTTCCATCCTCACATCCACGTGGGAGGGCAACCATGGCTAATCATGTGGTGAGTAATGGTCTTATCTCCTCAGACGTTGCAGGTATAGGAAGGAAGATGGAACCATGCCAAACTAATAGGAATGTGGCCAAGGTGGAGCAGTTTGCAAACAACGATAGTGCTGCTGAAAGTTTTCATTCCTCACATCCAGTTGTGGAGAATGGTAGAAAGATTGCTGGACCTAAGATTGACAAGGCTGTAGATAGTCAAAGGGCATATGCTGTCCATAAGATGGATGAGAAAGAGTTCAGGAAGAATGGTACATTAGAGTGTAAAGATCTTGTGTCATCGAGGCCTTCATCTGCTTCTGTCAAAGATAAGGAAAAGATCGCTGCCTCTATGAAGCCTCCTCATCCGGACTTGAAATATCTGAGCCAGGTACTCACCATTCCTAAAGTAGAATGGTCTCAGTTTGACGATCAGGACTGGCTGTTTGGCTGCAAGGATTCCAAGGCAAAGAGGCCCAAACTGTCCTCTCAGATTGATTGGACAAAGCAGGTTTGGGCTGAAGCAATACAAGTGGAGTCTGCAGATGTTACTTTTATGCCGTATGTCATTCCTTACTAG
- the LOC105170125 gene encoding serine/threonine-protein kinase MHK-like isoform X2: MERYKILDELGDGTCGSVYKAVNVETSEIVAVKKMKRKFYYWEECVNLREVKSLRRLNHPNIIKLLEIVRQNNELFFIFEYMEHNLYQIMKDRKQSFSEEEIRALMSQVLQGLAHVHKHGYFHRDLKPENLLVTNNIIKIGDFGLARELSSTPPFTDYVSTRWYRAPEVLLQSSSYTPAIDMWALGAILAELFTFCPIFPGESEIDQLYKICCVLGAPDWNTFPEATNISRLLNITCSDIMPADLSDIIPNASMEAIDLIKQLCSWDPLKRPTAEQCLQHPFFHVATWVPRSPGDALQLTLGSEPNLELNLWDFGTSTDDCFLGLTLAVNPSAPNLGRDMAHKNQGAKEDLMICPGLIDHSSQSVFWSLFPSNHHVITTSVEPSLSLSFSSAPNPSIGGPQAAGFAMATFQSNILERPLLATSAPFTQGHYL; the protein is encoded by the exons ATGGAAAG atataaaattttggatgaGCTTGGTGATGGAACTTGCGGTAGTGTATATAAAGCCGTAAATGTCGAAACATCTGAGATT GTTGCagtcaagaaaatgaagagaaagttTTATTACTGGGAGGAATGTGTGAACCTAAGAGAAGTAAAG TCCCTCCGCAGATTAAATCATCCCAATATCATCAAGTTGTTGGAGATTGTTAGGCAAAATAATGAGcttttcttcatatttgagTACATG GAACATAACTTATACCAAATAATGAAAGATCGGAAACAATCTTTTTCTGAGGAAGAGATTCGAGCCTTGATGTCTCAAGTGCTGCAAGGGCTCGCTCATGTGCATAAACATGGATATTTTCATCGGGATCTAAAACCTG AAAATTTGCTGGTGACAAATAACATTATAAAGATTGGTGACTTTGGACTGGCTAGAGAATTGTCCTCAACGCCTCCTTTTACTGATTATGTTTCAACACGCTG GTATCGAGCTCCGGAGGTATTACTGCAATCTTCATCCTATACCCCCGCCATTG ATATGTGGGCTCTTGGTGCAATACTGGCTGAGCTTTTCACTTTCTGCCCGATTTTTCCCGGTGAAAG TGAGATTGATCAATTATACAAGATATGCTGTGTACTTGGGGCACCCGACTGGAATACTTTTCCTGAAGCTACAAACATTTCTCGGTTACTTAATATCACTTGTTCAGAT ATCATGCCTGCCGATCTTTCTGATATTATTCCAAATGCGAGCATGGAAGCAATTGACTTGATCAAG CAACTTTGTTCCTGGGATCCATTAAAGAGACCAACTGCAGAACAATGCTTGCAGCATCCGTTTTTCCAC GTCGCCACGTGGGTTCCTCGTTCACCTGGAGATGCACTTCAACTAACTCTGG GATCTGAACCTAATCTTGAACTGAACCTGTGGGACTTTGGCACTTCAACGGATGATTGTTTTCTTGGCTTGACTCTGGCAGTAAACCCCAGTGCTCCAAACTTGGGTAGAG ACATGGCCCACAAAAATCAAGGTGCCAAAGAG GATCTGATGATCTGCCCTGGTCTTATAGATCATTCATCACAATCAG TTTTCTGGTCACTGTTTCCCTCTAATCACCATGTCATAACTACGTCTGTAGAGCCTTCCCTATCCCTGTCTTTCAG TTCTGCTCCAAATCCATCAATTGGAGGTCCACAGGCAGCAGGGTTCGCCATGGCTACTTTCCAATCCAACATTTTAGAACGTCCCTTACTGGCGACTTCTGCACCCTTCACTCAGGGTCATTACCTCTGA